In Triticum urartu cultivar G1812 chromosome 6, Tu2.1, whole genome shotgun sequence, the following proteins share a genomic window:
- the LOC125515788 gene encoding cytochrome P450 709B2-like has product MAALQLAALLALLLALWRLVWRPRTVARSFVRQGIRGPPYTFLAGSLPEAKRLLIAGRRGVPPLDAGCHDIMPILLPQFHRWVADYGKTFLFWIGPIPAIFSIDLQLIKQVLTDRTGLYQKDFMIPVLKSLFGNGVILINGDDWKRHRKVVLPAFNYEKIKSMSAVTAEVTRQMIQQWGEQIHQSNSDKKAAEIDMIHAFNDLTAKINGRVAFGTTHRDVEEVIVLMREMQKIATAAMLDAPILWYLPTRRNLHVRRLNKQLRSKIMSIMQARLAADGAKYGRGDTGGCGDDLLGLLLEAWTPHRQVRGGDTLTTDEVIDECKTFFAAGQETTATLLVWAMFLLAVHPQWQDKVREEVLREFPGGDSDDVVPNADVLAKLKLLHMALLETSRLYPPVVYIQRKAASDTVLGGIKVPQGTIISIPIGMLHRDKEVWGPDANEFNPMRFEQGVTKAAKDSKALLTFSLGPRVCTGQNFGIVQVQVVMAMILSKFSISLSPAYVHKPKYLLSLTPRLGMPLILRNLL; this is encoded by the exons ATGGCGGCCCTGCAGCTTGCCGCCCTCCTTGCCCTGCTGCTCGCACTGTGGCGTCTCGTGTGGCGGCCGCGCACCGTGGCGCGGTCGTTCGTGAGGCAGGGGATCCGAGGGCCGCCCTACACGTTCCTGGCCGGGTCCTTGCCGGAGGCGAAGCGGCTGCTGATCGCTGGCCGGAGAGGCGTGCCGCCCCTCGACGCCGGGTGCCACGACATCATGCCCATCCTGCTGCCGCAGTTCCACAGATGGGTTGCCGATTATG GCAAAACGTTCCTGTTCTGGATCGGGCCGATCCCCGCCATCTTCTCTATCGACCTGCAGCTGATAAAGCAAGTGCTCACAGACAGGACGGGCCTGTATCAGAAGGACTTCATGATCCCCGTGCTCAAATCCCTCTTCGGCAACGGCGTCATATTGATAAATGGTGACGATTGGAAGCGGCACCGGAAAGTAGTCCTTCCTGCTTTCAACTATGAGAAGATCAAG AGCATGTCAGCGGTGACGGCAGAGGTCACAAGGCAGATGATACAGCAATGGGGCGAGCAGATACACCAAAGCAACAGCGACAAGAAAGCAGCTGAGATAGACATGATCCACGCCTTCAACGACCTGACTGCCAAGATCAACGGCCGCGTCGCCTTCGGCACTACCCACCGGGATGTCGAGGAGGTCATCGTCTTGATGCGGGAGATGCAAAAGATCGCCACCGCGGCCATGCTCGATGCTCCAATACTCTg GTATCTGCCGACTCGGCGTAACTTGCACGTTCGACGCCTGAACAAACAGCTGAGAAGCAAGATCATGTCGATCATGCAGGCACGGCTGGCCGCAGATGGAGCCAAATATGGTCGAGGAGACACCGGCGGCTGCGGGGACGACCTGCTCGGGCTGTTGTTAGAGGCGTGGACACCGCACCGGCAAGTGAGGGGCGGCGATACGCTGACAACTGACGAGGTGATTGATGAGTGCAAAACCTTCTTCGCCGCAGGGCAGGAAACCACGGCCACCCTCCTCGTCTGGGCCATGTTCCTGCTTGCCGTGCACCCCCAGTGGCAGGACAAGGTCAGGGAAgaggtcctccgggagttccccGGCGGGGACAGCGACGATGTGGTACCCAACGCGGATGTTCTCGCCAAACTGAAGCTG CTACACATGGCATTGCTCGAGACATCGCGTCTCTACCCTCCAGTTGTGTACATACAGCGGAAAGCTGCCTCCGACACCGTCCTCGGAGGCATCAAAGTACCCCAGGGAACAATCATATCAATCCCCATTGGCATGCTACACCGAGACAAGGAAGTTTGGGGCCCCGACGCCAACGAGTTCAACCCCATGAGGTTCGAGCAGGGCGTCACAAAGGCTGCCAAAGACTCCAAGGCGCTCTTGACTTTCTCTCTAGGCCCGAGAGTGTGTACTGGTCAGAACTTTGGCATCGTGCAAGTGCAGGTTGTCATGGCAATGATCCTCAGCAAGTTCTCCATATCCCTCTCCCCGGCATATGTTCACAAGCCAAAGTATCTTCTGTCTTTGACACCCAGGCTTGGGATGCCTCTCATTTTGAGGAATCTACTATAG
- the LOC125516291 gene encoding uncharacterized protein LOC125516291, with protein sequence MDQTRWADLLPDLLCEIAAWLDDVADFVRFHAVCKPWRASRDEVRPPLFLPWLLAADGKDSAALRFRCIFSKSSYRSMLPSTPPRYRVCSATAIRYLTIEHPRHCLYDLLTRETAHNMPRLPYNVRSQWDKKNPQGIIYGDGTILLYSSSITNVSYDHSIRAMFTAALLHPGDSKWTLIDRTFDDVKHLECHAAYHGGRILVTMVTGSILQVITPEAAATGDLLVPGEYECKDCYVFESHGELLWASVRTSYSVSCKEGTCNVDALWVLVHKLEEENAAAQGKKMRWVRKDKCSLADCVLFLGSPNSFAIDASRLGIAPTSSTTTVRTNVRPSRLDIVAFSGTTSSMPRLIS encoded by the coding sequence ATGGACCAGACGCGGTGGGCGGACCTCCTGCCGGACTTGCTGTGCGAGATCGCCGCATGGCTGGACGACGTCGCGGACTTCGTCCGCTTCCATGCCGTCTGCAAGCCATGGCGTGCCTCACGCGACGAGGTGCGGCCGCCGTTGTTCCTGCCTTGGCTCCtcgcggcggacggcaaagattcgGCCGCCCTCCGATTCAGATGCATCTTCTCCAAGTCCAGCTATCGGTCCATGCTGCCGTCCACGCCACCGAGGTACCGGGTGTGCAGCGCCACCGCCATCAGATACCTCACCATTGAACATCCCCGCCATTGTCTCTACGATCTTCTCACCCGAGAAACTGCCCATAACATGCCTCGTCTCCCGTACAACGTCCGCAGTCAGTGGGACAAGAAAAATCCCCAGGGAATTATCTACGGCGATGGCACGATCCTGCTCTACAGCAGCAGCATCACCAACGTCAGCTATGATCATTCCATCAGGGCCATGTTCACGGCGGCTCTCCTGCACCCTGGGGACTCAAAGTGGACTCTCATCGACAGGACTTTTGATGACGTCAAACACTTGGAGTGCCATGCTGCGTACCACGGAGGCAGGATCCTGGTCACTATGGTAACCGGTAGTATCTTGCAGGTCATCACGCCAGAAGCCGCTGCCACCGGTGACTTGTTGGTCCCTGGCGAATACGAGTGCAAGGACTGCTACGTCTTTGAGTCCCATGGCGAGCTGTTATGGGCATCGGTTCGCACCTCCTACAGTGTTTCCTGCAAAGAAGGTACCTGCAACGTTGATGCCCTATGGGTGTTGGTGCATAAGCTAGAGGAGGAGAACGCGGCGGCGCAAGGGAAGAAGATGCGGTGGGTGAGAAAAGATAAGTGTAGCCTGGCGGATTGTGTGTTGTTTCTTGGATCGCCCAATAGCTTCGCCATAGACGCCTCGCGGCTGGGCATTGCGCCTACTTCGTCTACGACAACAGTAAGGACCAATGTAAGGCCTTCCCGCCTGGACATTGTGGCGTTTTCAGGTACAACTTCCTCAATGCCAAGACTGATTTCGTAG